In Triplophysa rosa linkage group LG2, Trosa_1v2, whole genome shotgun sequence, the genomic window ACAGAGAGGGGAAAAGCCGGCTGTGTGTTGTACTCTAATTTTCTCAGGCGTTTTGCAAAAAGTCGTCAAAACCGCCGCATTTTAAGTTTATATTAATCTCTCTCCGCTTGAAATCGCGTTATTAAACGCTATTGAAGGCGTTTGTTTAGTTAAAATTACACTACAATGTCAGTTACAACTGTTACGCCCATCAAAATCAGTCTTTGTATACATTTGTGCTGATAATGATTTAAACATTATAtactataaaaaaatgttattattataataacatACCTATTTCATGTTCTGTGTAaattagttttttgttttttagttgtAAGCTGTCATGCTACGACATTGTTAGCATGTGCATTAGCATCCCTAAACCGCAGCACATGTGACGTTCAAAGCCGGTTTATTCACACCGTTCATGTAATTTATGTCTGTCACGATTTCAGTGTTTTTAACGATGTTTGCTCGTTAAGATTAAAACTGTGCCACGAGAAACACTTAAATAATTTTAGGCCGCTCTGGGCGCTTTTAGTTTACGTTACCGCTAACCTAACGTTAAATGCTAGCCGACTGTGTAAGACATACGGTGGACTTTTAACGTAAACGCAACCTTTCTGATTTTACGCAAAGTCTAGTATTTAGCGAAATGCATGTTTTACAGTAATTGTAATTGGACACACTCGGCTGACAGAGCCTTTCTAAAGCTACACATGCAGTCAGAGTTCGTCAGAAAGCTCAAAATTCAAGATACAAGGCCTTCGTTGATGTTATATTGTCGTTGAGTGGGTAGCAAGTGCTCGTGAGCGAGGAATCCCTAAGCATTATCAGGATTGAGTTCACGGCAATCACAAGCACAAGCGGGTGCAAGTTTGGTTGCAGCAGCAAATTTGGAGACAATAGGCCAAACTCCACAGAGCCATCCCTCCAAAACCCACGGCCTTTCACTGCACTGATCTGATGAGTGGTATGGAAGCACGGAAGGGATCAGGACCATGTACAGCTCAGCACATGTGCGGTGTTAGAAGTTCTGTTGTAAATTTGCATCGCGTTATGATCATTACGTTTTCCTAGACAGTTGTCTGCTGTATGTCACCTGTCATAATTTCACCCTCCAGGCAGCACAAGATGATCCCGAAACACCCACAGATACTGTAGAAGAGTCCAACCATGACCCTCATTTTGAGCCCATAGTCTCACTTCCTGAGCAGGATGTCAAAACTTTAGAGGAGGACGAAGAGGAACTTTTCAAAATGCAAGTCCATGACCACTTATTGTGCTTTGTTTGTTACCCCATCATTGGGATTGTTTTCTAGATATATACCTAAGCTTCAAAATTATTTGACATTCTTTTTGATTGTTCAGGAGGGCAAAGCTGTATCGTTTTGCCAGTGAGAATGACCCCCCTGAGTGGAAGGAACGTGGAACAGGTGATGTCAAACTCCTTCGGCACAAAGAGAGAGGTTCCATCCGCCTTCTCATGAGAAGAGATCGCACTCTCAAAATCTGTGCCAACCACCACAGTAAGTGTAACAGATCTTGTATaccaaacataaacacatatatttatttaggtGCTCTGATGAATTATGAATTGCGTCTTATTCTGTAGTTATGCCGTCGATGGAGCTAAAGCCCAATGCTGGTAGTGACAGGGCCTGGGTGTGGAATACACTTGCTGACTTTGCAGATGAACAACCCAAACCAGAGCTTCTGGCTATCCGATTTCTCAATGCAGAGAGTGAGTATAAATTACCGTGGATGTTTACAAAAACCATAACCTTGTGGAATATTGTAAGTCAGGTGTGGGGTTTAATGCAGCTTCTTATAAAGTATAGCAATTTGTTGTGCTATGATAAAAAGCAGGTTTTTAGGGCTgtttttaagtcattttcagaaactattgaaaaaattaaacatataaacagtttataatgcaatttatttcaattttttaagttgatttaATGTTCATTAGCCTATCCTCTGCTAGCTTgtgccatttttatttttttcactgttgcagATGCACAGAAGTTCAAGATGAAGTTTGATGAATGCAAAGAGGAGGCCCAAAAGTCTCTAGAGGGTAAGATTATGGCATTTTCTCTACCATGTTTTAATGCAGACTCACTCTGTTTAAGGCCGAAATATCCGGCCTTAAATTTTTTCTGTCTGCTACAGTAACATGCAGATTGTTATGAAGCGCCTTGCCATTCACTTAGCAGGTGATCGTATCTTCTCAGACATTTGTAAACGTGACAGTAGTTTCAGTTATTTGTGTCGGAAAAAGTTTAAAGGAATTTTATGATTTAGGCAAAATGTATGCTAAACTTGTAAGCTtcaattttaatgtttaatttttgttGTCTCGCAGGTAGCGTTAACAGTCCAAACAAAGTGGCAGAGAAGTTGGAGGAGCTCTCTGTGAATGATGGCAAGACAAAGAGTTCAGAAGATAAAAAAGAGGAGGTTGAAAAGGAAGAGAAGGAAGAGAAGAAAACAGGGGAGGAAGAGAAGAAATGAGCCCAGGAAGGTTGCATCATATGGATCCTCCACTTGCCATTTTCCCCTTTTCTACAACAGACTCTGAAAATTAAAATTGGACACTTTTCCTTTTTGGCCTCTTGAATTCACAAGACCTTGGTGCCACTCTTAATGTGTCCATTTTCTCTGTCATCAAGCTGTTGTGATCATCTGTCCCATTCGCAATCTCTCATATTGACTTTCATATTCCCATACATTGTGGACCAGTCGTCAGCTATCATGTATTTGTGTATTGACAAGACATGTTGTGATACAAGGCTTGTGCTATTGATTGATTCCCACATTGGGTAacctcttttgtttttttattttcttttgtactTAGAGTTATATTGAGAGTTTCTAGATGAGCACTGTCTGATATGAGAGCAGGTTGTGTGAGTTGATAGGGAGTGTGAGTAGACTTTTCTTTACAATAAAGTCACATGAGGAACATTTGACTTCTCTGTGGCTTTAATATACTATTTTTTTCACAACATATTCTGTGGAGGGGTGAATCTGACAAAAGTGTTGGCGCTGTCATCAATAACTGAAGGACATTTTCAACCTGCTTTGAGTGACCCACTACTGTTTAAAATGGAAATCCAGACAATAAAAAATGGTTGACTCGGTTATTGCATACTGTTTGTCCTGCAAGCTGGAGAAGCAGAAAGTGTTTAAAATTTTGTTAGATGGATTTGCATTGTGCATTTGAAATGATTATGctttttaacatgacaaagtTAGGATTTGGAATAGGAAGCAGCTATTATCACAGAATCGAACATGTTTATCGTTCCATAAGGGTTTTATCCAGAAGAAAGAAGAATATTTGAATTGGATAGCTAAAGGCAATCTTTAAATGACTTCACACAACACCTACGGCTCAtaggtttttttttcatgtttttgcttttttgttttaattttgtgcattttagtatttttttccaGGTTTGATATGTTTGAAGAACATTACGTTCCCCACATTCCCAATTTTTGATAAAAGCAGCAGGTCTCTTAATTTACAATggcatttaataattaaaaatttcATTTTATAGTGGCAActaattattaataatgtaaaagggttgtaaacaaactaaattaaaagACTGTTTGATATTCATATGCCAGTGTGTGTTTTGCATTCGTTTTAAACCGAATGGGATCTGGGTTGTTTTACCATTAATTGCAAAATGTAGTTTTACGAAATTTGTTCAAATACCGAACATGCACTGAAAACAGTTATAAAAAcgatgattaaaaaataaaatgttgcttAAAGTAATAAAGCACATTATATAGAGTATGCACTTTAAAACACGCAGTTGCCTGGAACTTGTATAGCAACATTTTATATCACTTAACTGCATTAATatttaacaattaaataaatgtgtgctTACTTTTTACATGGGAAATAATATAGATAATAtattaatgaataaaatgaattcTCTTTCTACTCTTAACATTACGCTATTTGAACTACGCAGCAGTCTAGGCGGAACCTTTTTTATTCAGGTAAAGTTACCAGTGGGATCTTTTTAAAGGACGGAATCTAAACAGCCACGTAGTTCAGGGAGGGGAACGTCTGAAAGGTAGGTTGTGATTTACTTTGAGTTGCCTATGCTTATCACCACACTAATTGTTCACCGTTTATTTGACGTGATTATTGCTTACAGTAGTGGGGTCTCGTGTCAGTGTCACGCATCGGTTGCATGAGCTTTCCGGATGTCGCGCGATGATGGCTAAGCAGCTAACACACTGTTGCTAATAAGATCAgagatttatttaaaacactcaATATCTTTGCTTTGACATCTAATCTCAAGAGTAAAAACGTGTCGATGCTGCTGGTTAATTTGGTTTGTGTCTGTGCATTAACGTTAGTCCAGTTTAATTTATTATACCAAAATAAAAGGCATAGTAACGTTAGTTTAAAGTGAAAGCATCAAACAGGTTTTCATGCTTTTGACAGTCTGgtctgtcattttttttaacgTTAGTTTTAGctaatttttttaaacttgtgtCACATGTATTTTCGTGTCTGACTGACAGTTGTATTAattgaacattacaatataTAAATTGGGTTATAATTAAACCGCTGCGCTCCTGTCGAATCACTTACACTTGTGTGGCACGAAAATCGCCACTCTGATGTCTGTGTATATCGTGTCTCGGACAGACGTCCTCTGAACTCCTGTCAGTCAGTCACGGGGTTGTCATGACACAGACATACAGCAAAATGTCATTTGAACCACAGCTGTTTAAATAGGATAATAGTTAAGTCCATTTTAATcctttttattataataaatcaactttttatCTTATTAAAGAccgttttatttctttttatccTTACGAGCTGTAAATATGAGAGGCAGCAAATGCAGATACCTTAACTATGGACCAACTTCCAAGTATACATAAACAGCCAGTACCACATTCTCCATCAATAACATAAAGAGAATTGTGCATTTTGCCCTAGACTATATTACAAAGACACATAATTCCAGGTTGCTCTGAGCAATAAAACGTGCACTCTTCTCACATATTGGCCCATTAAAACACTTGCTCTTATTTTACAGACTCTCAAGGCACCTTCATCAAGCCCAGCCTACAGTTTTAACCAAAGTTTGCCGAGCATGAAGTAAAGGCGCATCGCACTACTGAGACTTACCTTGTGTTCATGGATGCTGAAGCAGCATCTGTATTTAACGCGATATGGAAAATGGAAATGCAGAAGTGGCCTCGAGCGAGGCCGGCCCTCACCAGTCAGATACGCAACCCAGCAAAGATCCAGACAGCAATACTGTAGAATCTCTGAAGCATGGAGGACTGGACACATCACAGAAAATCCCAAATGGTGAGTTTTTGTTGTTCAGTTGTTAGTTCGGCCAGTATGTAATTCAATTTGTAAACAGATGTTTTGCTCCGTATGTGAATTAGATGGCTAGTTTCATTTGAAGCTGTTCAGTCATACTTTCTGATTACTGTCACACTTGCATGCCAGTGTGCATTAAACACACGCATTATAACATGTTATATGCTTTATTATCAACTATTTATGCTAACAATGCGAGAATGCCAAGTATACACTGCTAAGCTTATGGCTGTTGTTTGCTGTTTTATTCCAAATCTGGCAACATTTCAAAGTGAACATTTGCAGTTTACTGCGTCACTTGgcttttaagatttttttctcAGGTTTAATAAATGCTATTTGTTCTGTAAGGAATATTTGGACTGTAGATCTATTAACAGACTTCGCTCGCTTCTGTCGCCGGTTTCCGTAGCTTGATTTGGCTGTCTGACTTGTTCTGCGAGATTTGCTCAAAGGAAGACTTTCAAGCTACgcttcttgtttttcacgttgaGAAGTTGTGGACAAAATCACTGCTCGTATCctcaaaaatgattttgagATGTAATTATTCTAGTTTGCGAAAtgctttttacttattttacttTTGACAAATATTTAATGGTGTACACTCGCATGAGAATGGTTTTGGTTTACTTTTTCAtgaatttttctttctttctttgtaggCCATGTCAAGTCTGAGCCGTTACCAAATGGAGAGGCCGCGGTGGAGGGTCAGGAACCTGTTGGAGACACCCCACCTCTGGCAACTCCATCCCCAGGCAGCCGGCTTTCCGACTCCCCCCTGAGCGCCAAGCCGGATCCAGGTGTGGCCAGTTTCCCTGACAACCTAGAGAAGTCTGAGGGCTCTGTTCACAAGGGCGATGCATTGCAATCGCTCAGACTAAGTATTCCTATGCAGGAGACGGAATTGTGTAAGCACATAATACTGGATAATCCCCCCAAGTCACCCCTTCCTTACTTTGTAATTCCTCAGTTTGCTAAAGAGATTGGCTTTTGAGGCTGATATGGGCTAACTCTCCCTAATTAGTGTAACCTATTTTTGCCTGCTCTCTTTTGGCTTGCAAAGAGATTTTTGTAGGAATGTCCCTCTTGTGTTAAATTCGTCCtcctctttttattttattttattttttttaaggtttagTAGTCTCTCGGGGTTGTGAGGATTTTGACGTCTGTCGTTCATGGCAATTCTAATATCTGCTCGTGTGTTATGGTGGAAAAATTGCATTAATTTCTGGGGTTGTTTTTTCTGGTAAAACAGGCAGTGTATGTTGTTCAGATGACCGAGAGAAGATTGGTGAATGCCCATTGTCAATATTCAAGTCAGTTTGGCTTGAATATGACACATGGGTAAACTACTACAAACTAACTGTGGCTGAAATGGAATGACTTTTCATCTAATATATCTGGAATGGCTCATGGGATGCAGCAGGGCTCACATGCTGTATTTTAATTCTTAGGGATTATTCTAGGGATggaaatcttaaagggatagttcacccaaaaatttaaattcttgcATTATCAAATCACcagtgactttcttctgcaaaaaaaatacagaaaatcatATCAAAAGAATAtaagtgtatatgtatatatctcAATAAATATTCAAGTATTCAAATATTCTATTTGGTCTTGAATattgaatattaaataaatattacttacttTTTATGGAACCATCTTTCGATTCCCACCCCTGGAAAAGACATTGACAAACAAGCATGTTTCAGGATTGATGAGCTGTTATTTTCTCTCAAAAAATCAATAGCTTTTGGAATCTAATCCATTACAGCTTGGTTGACAATATCGAAACCTTTCATCTGAATGTTTTGATGCAGCAAGGTGTCTTTGTGTTTACTGACCGTGTTGCTCTTGTAGCATCTAAGGAACCATCTATGGAGATGGAAAATGAAGAGAAGATCCGTCAGGAGGCTCGTCGGCGTCTAGAGGAACAGCTTAAACAATACAGAGTACAACGGCACAAAGAGAGAGTGAGTCAGTTAATAACATGTTTAGGAATGACTGTCATTCATGCATTGAAACCTTGACTTTTGTACTTGCCTGGAGTACAAGTACAGATTTTTTTCCTTACATTTATGTGTTTatcagaagcttttatccaaagcaacttacattacattgtcTGTATGTATATTCCCTCCGAATCGAACCTATTGCCTTTGTGTTATGAACTCAATGCTGAACCAAACGAGCCACATGAAAACTCCATATAGAATAAGTGaataggggccaatgttgttgaGCTGCAAAAATTATCCTAAAACTGTTGAGTCAACATTAACATGAGTAGGTGACAACAATTAGTCGTTACAAATGTTCTGTTGTGGGTAATGGCTGCTTCCGTATCTCCCTCAGACTCATCGCTCCACCCCTAAGAGCCGCCAATTCAGCACTCTGGACCCGGAGCTCATGCTCCATCCCGAGGCTCTACCACGGGCCAGTACCGTTTCCATGACGAAGGAATACTCCTTTCTGCGCACCAGCGTTCCTCGTGGCCCCAAACTGGGCAGCCTGGGAATCCCTCAAACAAAGGAAAAGAAATCCAAATCATCCCGCTCCAACAAGATTCATTCTCTCGCCGATTACAAATCTCCTGAACCTGACGGCAAAAACACGGAGGCATCAGGAGGTGCGGGTTCCGCCTCTGCCGAAGCGTCGTTCACTTCACTGCACTCCACCATCAGCTCCGTCTCCACGGTTTCCGAAATCAGCATTAGCTCTGAGTCCAATGTCCATTTGGAATCTTCTCCGCCAATCAGAGACAACGTCTCTGAGGTGGATGGTAGCGAATCTGGTTTCAGGGTTGATGGTAATGACAGCGATAGCTCATCCTACAGTAGCGTGTCTACTACAGGGACGTATAATATGATAGCAGCAATAGTAAACAGGCCGAGAGCTCCATATAATGTAGAAGGGAGAGAGATCGCTCCAGAGGCCATGGGCCACTTCCCATCGCTACAGGAAGTCCTGCAGGCAGCCACTGAAGAGCGACACGTGGAGGAACTGGAACAGGAGAGAGAAGGCAGTGTGGAGCCACGTAGTCGGAGAGACAGCTTCTCCAGCAGGTGTGTTACTTATGATTGCATTTCTTTAGTTTATTCGTTCCCAGAATGTTTGTTGCGAAACATTACTAAtctgtttattgtgtgtgtgttgatagTGTGTCGTATGGCAGCTCGGTGATGGGCACTCATGATGAGATGCTCCAGGTGTTGAAGGAGAAAATGAGATTAGAGGGACAGCTAGAATCTCTCTCATCCGAGGCCAATCAGGTGGGTTGATGATAGACTCTCA contains:
- the ranbp1 gene encoding ran-specific GTPase-activating protein, which gives rise to MADTKAAQDDPETPTDTVEESNHDPHFEPIVSLPEQDVKTLEEDEEELFKMRAKLYRFASENDPPEWKERGTGDVKLLRHKERGSIRLLMRRDRTLKICANHHIMPSMELKPNAGSDRAWVWNTLADFADEQPKPELLAIRFLNAENAQKFKMKFDECKEEAQKSLEGSVNSPNKVAEKLEELSVNDGKTKSSEDKKEEVEKEEKEEKKTGEEEKK